The stretch of DNA GTATGGGCGCTCTCCAGTGTGCACCCTGTGATGAATTACCAGATGGCTTTTCTTTTTGAAGCTTTTACCACATATGCCGCATGAATGAGGTTTTACGCCTACGTCTGTGTGGAAATTATTGGGGAATGTCAGTATTGACGTTGAAGCTTCACCGTACATGTGAGAGGAAAACGGCAGCACTCCTGAGCTATTTGCTTCAGGTTCTTTTAGGGACTCATTGCTGGTCAAATCTGGCCCATGCGCAGTTTGCGCTGGATGGTGTGAGATCAGTTGTGAAGGATAATCTAAAGAGCTGTGAGCTGTCGAGTTAAAATGTTGCACTGAAATGTCCTCCAACTCCTCCTTCGCTTCACTCTGCGGTTCATCAGGATTCTGAGTTTTGTCTTCAACTTGTTCGTTTTCCCTCGGGGAGAAAGTCAGCGTATATCCATCTGTGTACTGGTCCTGTACAAGCTGCTCTGTGAAATCACAAGTCCACACTTGTGACACTTCCTCTGGTTCCGTTTTAATCTGTGGAGATCTGGAAACTTCCTGGTCCACAGTCGAGATCCCCTCCTGGTTACAGAGCTGCGATTCAGGGAGAACCTCTGGCTTTTCTGTTGTCTGATGCTTTTGCTGTGCAGGTTCTGGTAAACAGATTGTGGTAAGATGTTAGCGTGTGTCacattggttaaaaaaacagcGGCATTAGCTGTGTTCTCAGCATTGCCTGAAGTAGGCAACTTTATTGACAGCCTCACCTTGTACATATGGATAGAGGATTACGGGAAAAATTAAAATGCCTTGATTTCGGTTATTGCAGGATTATCCCACTCTCAACTCAGTTTATTctgtaaatatttataaaagaaTATGGCAAAGAACAAAGGTTTACATTTACTGGCATGCGAAAGGA from Gouania willdenowi chromosome 9, fGouWil2.1, whole genome shotgun sequence encodes:
- the LOC114470169 gene encoding zinc finger protein 62-like yields the protein MAVLQGVREAIQNRLTAAADEIFVVFVQTVVQYEEEIERQRILLDAVLKPKVKLYREPAQQKHQTTEKPEVLPESQLCNQEGISTVDQEVSRSPQIKTEPEEVSQVWTCDFTEQLVQDQYTDGYTLTFSPRENEQVEDKTQNPDEPQSEAKEELEDISVQHFNSTAHSSLDYPSQLISHHPAQTAHGPDLTSNESLKEPEANSSGVLPFSSHMYGEASTSILTFPNNFHTDVGVKPHSCGICGKSFKKKSHLVIHHRVHTGERPYCCIVCGKSFRTTKNLNVHRKIHTGERPYSCDTCGKRFITNYKLGRHKKTHTTEKPYPCTFCGTTFRYMQTLKMHYRVHTDET